One genomic region from Nymphaea colorata isolate Beijing-Zhang1983 chromosome 10, ASM883128v2, whole genome shotgun sequence encodes:
- the LOC116261774 gene encoding uncharacterized protein LOC116261774 isoform X1 codes for MRSIIHRNCSSTGQDGGRGGFDLTCASHMSLVVEISWKMTLRIRASSTSLSLNPAVGKEKLLRFVLGRRLFSKNAAGEANSYILNEPRCNVEPEYRVNASSRRNRRKCWLGERSGSAPSSKENFSSFAWQEDQRYLNVKQLKLAGTQEDGFANLESSVDVGGELSKTASRPSPSPPSGSLHHFTGLKCALNRERLISDTSYGQKVPKNAIIVEKVPLSITLKQLKQAVSIFGEIQSSFVRSCDNGLCSCHIEFKSFESKVSAITAGCVSVESRLLPIYDLPVSLYAAVRIHNINLGTAEPMVHSVCMSCAPVRSLIRSSDCTVDVHFSLKDDADIPGILIKLNNVEMDGCRWLARLVDNDALPPVTLEDSSWRIESQIGSLILDIRKQMQLKCVYLEDLEELHDAIVHLTDCPQITN; via the exons ATGAGATCCATCATCCATCGTAATTGTAGTAGCACTGGTCAGGATGGAGGAAGGGGAGGCTTCGACCTCACTTGTGCG TCGCACATGAGCCTTGTCGTTGAAATTTCTTGGAAGATGACCTTGAGAATTCGCGCTTCTTCTACCTCCTTGTCGCTAAACCCTG CTGTTGGGAAGGAGAAATTGCTCCGGTTCGTATTGGGTAGAAGGCTTTTCTCAAAAAATGCAGCTGGTGAAGCCAATTCTTATATCCTTAACGAGCCAAG GTGCAATGTTGAGCCCGAGTATCGTGTCAACGCTTCTTCCAGAAGGAACCGACGCAAGTGCTGGCTTGGGGAAAGGTCTGGTAGTGCCCCATCTTCCAAggaaaatttttcttcatttgcatgGCAGGAGGATCAACGATATCTGAATGTTAAGCAGTTAAAACTAGCTGGCACTCAAGAAGATGGGTTTGCTAACCTAGAGTCTTCAGTTGATGTGGGAGGTGAACTTTCAAAG ACTGCTTCCAGACCAAGCCCCAGTCCGCCCTCAGGAAGCCTCCATCACTTTACTGGACTAAAATGTGCTTTGAACAGAGAAAGGCTGATTAGTGATACATCTTATGGCCAAAAAGTCCCCAAAAATGCTATTATAGTTGAGAAGGTGCCACTCAGCATTACCCTTAAGCAGTTGAAACAGGCAGTCTCAATCTTTGGGGAGATCCAGTCATCATTTGTGAGATCTTGTGATAATGGGCTGTGCAGCTGCCACATTGAATTTAAG AGCTTCGAATCGAAGGTGAGCGCTATTACTGCAGGGTGTGTCTCTGTTGAAAGTCGGTTATTACCTATTTATGATCTGCCTGTTTCCCTTTACGCTGCTGTTAGAATCCACAATATTAATCTTGGGACTGCTGAACCTATGGTCCACTCAGTGTGCATGTCATGTGCGCCTGTAAGGAGCCTTATCCGGAGCAGTGATTGCACAGTTGATGTTCATTTTAGCCTCAAAGATGATGCAGACATACCAGGCATATTGATCAA GCTAAATAATGTAGAAATGGATGGTTGCCGTTGGTTGGCTCGGTTGGTAGATAATGATGCACTTCCCCCAGTAACACTAGAGGATTCATCCTGGAGGATTGAGTCTCAGATTGGCAGCCTCATCTTGGACATTAGAAAGCAAATGCAGCTTAAGTGTGTCTATTTGGAAGACCTGGAGGAATTGCATGATGCTATAGTTCATCTTACTGATTGTCCTCAAATAACTAATTGA
- the LOC116261774 gene encoding uncharacterized protein LOC116261774 isoform X2, whose amino-acid sequence MHNFSGETKSHMSLVVEISWKMTLRIRASSTSLSLNPAVGKEKLLRFVLGRRLFSKNAAGEANSYILNEPRCNVEPEYRVNASSRRNRRKCWLGERSGSAPSSKENFSSFAWQEDQRYLNVKQLKLAGTQEDGFANLESSVDVGGELSKTASRPSPSPPSGSLHHFTGLKCALNRERLISDTSYGQKVPKNAIIVEKVPLSITLKQLKQAVSIFGEIQSSFVRSCDNGLCSCHIEFKSFESKVSAITAGCVSVESRLLPIYDLPVSLYAAVRIHNINLGTAEPMVHSVCMSCAPVRSLIRSSDCTVDVHFSLKDDADIPGILIKLNNVEMDGCRWLARLVDNDALPPVTLEDSSWRIESQIGSLILDIRKQMQLKCVYLEDLEELHDAIVHLTDCPQITN is encoded by the exons atgcaCAATTTTAGTGGAGAAACAAAA TCGCACATGAGCCTTGTCGTTGAAATTTCTTGGAAGATGACCTTGAGAATTCGCGCTTCTTCTACCTCCTTGTCGCTAAACCCTG CTGTTGGGAAGGAGAAATTGCTCCGGTTCGTATTGGGTAGAAGGCTTTTCTCAAAAAATGCAGCTGGTGAAGCCAATTCTTATATCCTTAACGAGCCAAG GTGCAATGTTGAGCCCGAGTATCGTGTCAACGCTTCTTCCAGAAGGAACCGACGCAAGTGCTGGCTTGGGGAAAGGTCTGGTAGTGCCCCATCTTCCAAggaaaatttttcttcatttgcatgGCAGGAGGATCAACGATATCTGAATGTTAAGCAGTTAAAACTAGCTGGCACTCAAGAAGATGGGTTTGCTAACCTAGAGTCTTCAGTTGATGTGGGAGGTGAACTTTCAAAG ACTGCTTCCAGACCAAGCCCCAGTCCGCCCTCAGGAAGCCTCCATCACTTTACTGGACTAAAATGTGCTTTGAACAGAGAAAGGCTGATTAGTGATACATCTTATGGCCAAAAAGTCCCCAAAAATGCTATTATAGTTGAGAAGGTGCCACTCAGCATTACCCTTAAGCAGTTGAAACAGGCAGTCTCAATCTTTGGGGAGATCCAGTCATCATTTGTGAGATCTTGTGATAATGGGCTGTGCAGCTGCCACATTGAATTTAAG AGCTTCGAATCGAAGGTGAGCGCTATTACTGCAGGGTGTGTCTCTGTTGAAAGTCGGTTATTACCTATTTATGATCTGCCTGTTTCCCTTTACGCTGCTGTTAGAATCCACAATATTAATCTTGGGACTGCTGAACCTATGGTCCACTCAGTGTGCATGTCATGTGCGCCTGTAAGGAGCCTTATCCGGAGCAGTGATTGCACAGTTGATGTTCATTTTAGCCTCAAAGATGATGCAGACATACCAGGCATATTGATCAA GCTAAATAATGTAGAAATGGATGGTTGCCGTTGGTTGGCTCGGTTGGTAGATAATGATGCACTTCCCCCAGTAACACTAGAGGATTCATCCTGGAGGATTGAGTCTCAGATTGGCAGCCTCATCTTGGACATTAGAAAGCAAATGCAGCTTAAGTGTGTCTATTTGGAAGACCTGGAGGAATTGCATGATGCTATAGTTCATCTTACTGATTGTCCTCAAATAACTAATTGA
- the LOC116261774 gene encoding uncharacterized protein LOC116261774 isoform X3, with protein MRSIIHRNCSSTGQDGGRGGFDLTCASHMSLVVEISWKMTLRIRASSTSLSLNPAVGKEKLLRFVLGRRLFSKNAAGEANSYILNEPRCNVEPEYRVNASSRRNRRKCWLGERSGSAPSSKENFSSFAWQEDQRYLNVKQLKLAGTQEDGFANLESSVDVGGELSKTASRPSPSPPSGSLHHFTGLKCALNRERLISDTSYGQKVPKNAIIVEKVPLSITLKQLKQAVSIFGEIQSSFVRSCDNGLCSCHIEFKSFESKNPQY; from the exons ATGAGATCCATCATCCATCGTAATTGTAGTAGCACTGGTCAGGATGGAGGAAGGGGAGGCTTCGACCTCACTTGTGCG TCGCACATGAGCCTTGTCGTTGAAATTTCTTGGAAGATGACCTTGAGAATTCGCGCTTCTTCTACCTCCTTGTCGCTAAACCCTG CTGTTGGGAAGGAGAAATTGCTCCGGTTCGTATTGGGTAGAAGGCTTTTCTCAAAAAATGCAGCTGGTGAAGCCAATTCTTATATCCTTAACGAGCCAAG GTGCAATGTTGAGCCCGAGTATCGTGTCAACGCTTCTTCCAGAAGGAACCGACGCAAGTGCTGGCTTGGGGAAAGGTCTGGTAGTGCCCCATCTTCCAAggaaaatttttcttcatttgcatgGCAGGAGGATCAACGATATCTGAATGTTAAGCAGTTAAAACTAGCTGGCACTCAAGAAGATGGGTTTGCTAACCTAGAGTCTTCAGTTGATGTGGGAGGTGAACTTTCAAAG ACTGCTTCCAGACCAAGCCCCAGTCCGCCCTCAGGAAGCCTCCATCACTTTACTGGACTAAAATGTGCTTTGAACAGAGAAAGGCTGATTAGTGATACATCTTATGGCCAAAAAGTCCCCAAAAATGCTATTATAGTTGAGAAGGTGCCACTCAGCATTACCCTTAAGCAGTTGAAACAGGCAGTCTCAATCTTTGGGGAGATCCAGTCATCATTTGTGAGATCTTGTGATAATGGGCTGTGCAGCTGCCACATTGAATTTAAG AGCTTCGAATCGAAG AATCCACAATATTAA
- the LOC116261776 gene encoding transcription factor MYB8-like: MGRAPCCEKVGLKKGRWTAEEDEILRKYIQENGEGSWRSLPKNAGLKRCGKSCRLRWINYLRSDLKRGNISPEEERIILKLHGSFGNRWSLIAAHLPGRTDNEIKNYWNSHLSRKILNYRKGSDGQPLIINTGKFTGGSRKKRRSKTGNLVSEKPGTYEAKREKDETAAGTAIRKTTHRVRSEMATDMGCPYTLGPSEERESWELGLLDDGESVEFGACQGRERGEISDQWKGEVGWQREEVIAGKFNVEEWLDFDWESLEEKLRVEEGEEIVASSWLWDLQVAEDGRRVGSREDDCERSQESIAAWLLAPDEDHVGKPL; the protein is encoded by the exons ATGGGTAGAGCGCCCTGCTGCGAGAAAGTTGGTTTGAAGAAAGGGAGATGGACGGCCGAAGAAGATGAGATCCTGAGAAAATACATTCAGGAAAACGGAGAAGGGTCGTGGAGATCACTGCCCAAGAATGCAG GGCTGAAGAGATGTGGAAAGAGTTGCAGGCTCAGGTGGATCAACTACCTCAGGTCGGACTTGAAGAGAGGCAACATTTCCCCCGAGGAAGAACGGATCATCCTCAAACTTCATGGGTCGTTTGGCAATAG ATGGTCGTTAATAGCAGCGCACTTACCAGGAAGGACCGACAATGAGATAAAGAACTACTGGAACTCACATCTAAGCCGGAAGATCCTCAATTACAGGAAGGGAAGCGATGGGCAGCCTCTTATAATTAACACCGGAAAATTTACCGGTGGAAgtagaaagaagagaaggagcAAGACCGGAAATCTTGTATCCGAGAAGCCAGGTACCTATGAggccaagagagagaaagacgaGACGGCAGCAGGCACGGCTATCAGAAAGACCACACATAGGGTGAGATCAGAGATGGCCACGGATATGGGCTGTCCCTATACTCTTGGTCctagtgaagagagagaaagctggGAGCTGGGACTTCTCGACGACGGAGAGAGCGTTGAATTTGGAGCTTGtcaagggagagaaagaggggagatAAGTGATCAGTGGAAGGGTGAAGTTGGCTGGCAGAGAGAGGAGGTAATTGCAGGCAAGTTTAACGTGGAAGAATGGTTGGATTTTGATTGGGAGAGTTTGGAGGAGAAGTTGAGGGTGGAAGAAGGGGAGGAAATTGTAGCGTCGTCATGGCTATGGGATCTGCAGGTTGCCGAGGATGGACGCCGAGTTGGGTCTCGAGAGGACGACTGCGAAAGAAGCCAAGAGTCAATTGCAGCTTGGCTTCTCGCACCGGACGAGGATCACGTGGGAAAGCCACTGTag
- the LOC116262585 gene encoding AMSH-like ubiquitin thioesterase 3 — protein sequence MKFPARAINVSAQTRRLDIDNRISLRYYYRIADSLLRQADIYREEKNIIDLYVILLRYSSLVSETIPCHRDYKVLLSIEKNTFKKKLVDAIRELETLKPHVQREIDELNRQHLAELDVQDKMACTSFDSSYEWPPTRNQASNSWPGKRQMVVTISETGAPQASRKYSNGLVQEDLNRALHRQNYKLFPRPKEETLSRHSILGPNGLRGQWQPPVTGTRVQYPDNMDLAPVEIPSINHVGQEGAVTEKCGDSEVGMSAMDSVLSLDDGRWSLPEEKLLQTVPSDTGISSTEPIVIRQPTPPPVLAQVEVFNPIPPSEVADPTPGPALSSCDGPDRSKTLLRLHLPVKIMEDFMRLAQKNTKRNLETCGILAGSLKNRKFSITTLIIPKQESTSDTCQTTNEEEIFDVQDQRSLFPLGWIHTHPTQSCFMSSVDVHTHYSYQIMLPEAIAIVMAPTDVSRKHGIFHLSDPGGITVIRQCRERGFHSHVAPSDGSSIYEHCSHVYMDPKLDFDVVDLR from the exons GCTGATATATATCGGGAAGAAAAGAATATCATTGACCTTTATGTGATTCTTCTCAGATATTCAAG TCTGGTTTCTGAGACTATACCATGTCATCGGGATTACAAGGTGCTCctttcaatagaaaaaaatacttttaaaaag AAGCTAGTCGATGCAATAAGGGAGCTAGAGACATTGAAACCCCATGTCCAGCGTGAAATTGATGAATTGAATCGGCAGCATCTTGCTGAACTTGATGTGCAGGATAAGATGGCATGCACTTCATTTGATTCTTCTTATGAATGGCCTCCAACTAGGAACCAAGCATCCAACTCATGGCCTGGGAAAAGACAA ATGGTCGTGACTATTTCAGAAACTGGTGCACCTCAGGCTTCAAGGAAATATAGCAATGGGCTTGTGCAAGAAGATTTGAACAGAGCACTTCATAGACAAAACTACAAACT CTTCCCCCGTCCAAAGGAGGAAACATTGTCTAGGCATTCCATTTTGGGACCAAATGGTCTTCGTGGTCAATGGCAGCCGCCTGTGACTGGTACAAGG GTTCAGTATCCTGATAACATGGACCTGGCTCCAGTTGAAATCCCAAG TATAAACCATGTTGGGCAAGAGGGCGCTGTAACTGAAAAATGTGGTGATTCAGAAGTGGGTATGTCTGCCATGGATTCAGTTCTCTCTCTTGATGATGGACGATGGTCACTACCTGAGGAGAAGCTCCTGCAGACAGTTCCTAGTGACACAGGCATAAGCTCTACCGAGCCCATTGTTATTAGGCAGCCCACTCCTCCTCCTGTTCTGGCTCAAGTAGAGGTGTTTAATCCAATCCCACCTTCAGAAGTTGCTGATCCAACTCCTGGACCTGCATTATCTTCATGTGATGGCCCTGATCGTTCTAAAACTTTGTTGCGGCTGCACTTA ccaGTGAAGATCATGGAGGACTTCATGAGGTTGgcacaaaaaaatacaaagaggAATTTAGAAACTTGTGGTATTCTTGCTGGTTCATTA aaaaatagaaaattctCTATTACTACATTGATAATCCCAAAACAAGAGTCAACATCTGATACA TGTCAGACAaccaatgaagaagaaatttttgatgtGCAAGATCAGCGTTCTCTTTTCCCTCTTGGATGGATTCAT ACACATCCAACTCAGTCGTGTTTCATGTCCTCGGTGGATGTTCATACTCATTATTCTTACCAG ATTATGCTACCTGAGGCGATTGCTATAGTTATGGCACCTACTGATGTCTCCAG AAAGCATGGCATATTTCACCTGTCAGACCCTGGTGGTATTACGGTGATACGGCAGTGCCGAGAGCGTGGTTTCCATTCACACGTCGCTCCTTCAGACGGGAGCTCGATATATGAACATTGTTCTCATGTTTACATGGACCCAAAATTAGATTTTGATGTTGTTGATCTAAGATAA